In Deltaproteobacteria bacterium, one DNA window encodes the following:
- the apaG gene encoding Co2+/Mg2+ efflux protein ApaG, which produces MSTAVTQGIRVSVESRYREDQSTPLAQRFVFTYTVQIANEGGAPAQLRSRHWVITDGNGVTEEVKGEGVVGNQPLLAPGESFEYTSYCVLKTPHGSMRGSYNMVRDDGSTFQASIAPFSLTVPNALN; this is translated from the coding sequence GTGTCTACTGCTGTGACCCAGGGGATCCGCGTCTCCGTCGAGAGCCGCTACCGCGAGGACCAGTCCACCCCACTGGCCCAGCGCTTCGTGTTCACCTACACCGTCCAGATCGCCAATGAGGGCGGCGCCCCCGCGCAGCTCCGCAGCCGCCACTGGGTCATCACCGACGGAAATGGCGTCACCGAGGAAGTCAAAGGCGAGGGCGTGGTCGGCAACCAGCCGCTCCTCGCGCCGGGCGAGAGCTTCGAATACACGAGCTACTGCGTCCTGAAGACGCCGCACGGCTCCATGCGCGGCAGCTACAACATGGTCCGCGACGACGGCTCCACGTTCCAGGCCTCCATCGCCCCCTTCTCGCTCACCGTCCCCAACGCGCTGAACTGA